tcaaaagacaaacttggctacattttggttgagcttgataagttgggactccaggatgatcctttcgttgtagcctcccaagctaagcaggtattttatgtgccagaccaggaaaataaaagaaagtctattgtgttaggtgcacctacccgaacctggaaatatgctggtgatgaattcgacgaggaattcagtacgacagttatttgtcggaatgagtataaatttccaaaggtagataaacttgacctgcaaaggacatccagggatgattactatcgggacaacattaagggtagaactgcaaggaaaccaccagcaccagcaccaacagcagtccctgcttctcaaacgactgcatctgagcaaccatttccaaggactaagcgacaagccaggtgatagaatgtagttgtttggatttttctgttaactagagaatgaatgtatggattgttgaaaaaaattgattcttaaatcatggtggggttttgtatgcagatgggttttagcaatgttggatgagtttggatttgtttatactaattattgaattaatattctgtcatgctaggattagtagtagtagtagtactaggcttgcacatagattttttttttggaattgggcctaaaatagtctttgaattaatcttactccaacaacattttataaactggagtaatacccaccatcttaaacaacattttatataccctattgattcattaattcagtcattcctacccatctctacttaacaatcattggaattttagaatcattcaccaagaacattgcttgtttgtacatttacaaaaacaagaagacaataacaaaaaaaaattcaatactacaaacattcctttaacatttatcagctcattgagtattatatcaagttttttcaatttccgcatcagcaccacaagttcacacaactatcaaaccctcaaaagatcaaagctttaaactaccattacaactaccattacatattctcaaaataccttcaccataaggccataacccaaacccctttcattacaaaccattactacaaacttgaaacaacgactacccctttcaactttacaatccaaacacaagaaaattccctgtatcttactacttgcccacaaaatcaaaataaaaggaaatccaaaaCCGTTCGCATCAACTTTTAAAATACAAAGAAACTTGCCATCTTTGAAAATGGTAATCTCTCTGCTAATTAATCCCTCAAATACCCCATTGTGCCAATTGaattccatttatggcgcttagttagcCGTCATGTCACTTTGTTAACTACGCCCATCCAAAGCCATCCGTGTCCGCTTCACTCTAataaccatcattaccctatcaagacctattttcaacacctaatttccattaagacttttaccctctttggaactgccattaagggagtatctagtgggtcaccaaactttgatgtttatctttggggtctaattaactctttatgttttatgcatactATGAGATGGCAGCACCAGTTGGGAGGCTTCATTGTAACCTGCTAAAAATGCTCTTCCTGCTAGAATAGTCCTTCATTtaatagcgtgtccaaaaaaggaaaattttggccatattacgtttccaaagtaatactaacaataattaaagcaaatactaattaaccactaaactcaaaatggatattaagagaagtaataagggagaagggagaatttcttattcacttgagaaattgggatacaaaatacaatatcctaagggagatatttatacaagtcttaagGTGTTATCTTGTATACACCACCTAGTATTACATGTCACACTACATGTAGGATGTTATGTAGCAATAACACCTCTAGCTTGAAAACCATGCAATTCAACACCCACTAGCTTTAGGTGTTAATCTCATCCAACAAAGTAGCTTACTATTGCTTAAGTAGCTTATACAAGTTGCTTATACAAGGTGCTTGGTGTAACAAGGTGCTTGGTGTAACTAATGGTGCTAAGTGGATAGCCACCATATCCCATGCATATTATAACATGCCACACTTTGATTTGGCatgtttattaaaatgttgagtagctgaaccagtttagttttttcaaaacaccctatagacacgtctaaagatgggcagcttggtggattgatacgttacctaacttctttgaggtcatgcgttcgaatattgcGTTCGAaagatttttgttaattttttcagAAGGATGGGCTTGTTCAGAAGGATGACAACGTCTTCTTCTAGAAGTTTTAAGGTAATTGGGCTTCCACTTGCCACTTCAATACCGTCTCTGACGAAAATAGTTGAGGGAAGCTGCGGTTCGGTACTGGGTTTCAACTTCGGGTCACGGGTAGCCCGCTTAGAGAGTCTGCTTGCCAAATAGCTGCCAAGTGTTTGCTGCCGCCTCTTAACAGCCAATAAGTTGGGGTGGCGTTCAATAGGTCTTTGCATGCACTTAGTAGGCATGTGCCTCCACGATATTATCTCAACTAATTGATatcgaggattgaaaaaggatgggtgagatgtgttaactgttggtcttctcgtccataaggcctgtttggaagaaatcagttttaatttccaattctgTAACTCTGTAACTTCCACATTCCATCTCCGCAAAATCCCTTCAGTGTTCCAATTGTTGAAGCTATGTCTAAGTGAGGTTATAATGCATATCTAAATCTGAATGATCGCCCAACCATTCTACAAATCAGGAATCCATGGGTAGACCAGAGGAAAAGAAggctaagatgaatatgcaagaaaaccaggtattgatttttgataatcatggaagaattgttgggttcaaggtgttgaaagtgaatttcatagttgtaattggctttattagtaactgtgatggtgttattgattgggattcccccatttctccaatttgacaggtagtagagataagcagtagcagcagtgagGAACCAAAGCCAAACATGCAAGTTGGTATTGAAGGTGTTGGAGAAGTCAAAGAAGATAGGGTTGTTATGCATGATAGTGCCAGTGCTTATCCGTTGTATCCTCAACTCCAAGGGGCAGATGAAGGGTGGATGGTGTATGACGTTCATCCCGACAAAGGCCAGTTTGTGATTAATGAAGGTGTGGTGCTTGTAGGGGAGCAGCAGGTGGTTTGTGGTGGTACTAGACAGGGGTTCTATTCTGCACCAGTTCCAGTTTCATGCAAAGCTAAGATTCGGGAGAATGACACTCATGGTCTCCCCAATGATGTGGTAGTCTTCCCCAATATCTTCATGCTGGCACCAGTGATGCGAAAGTTGGCAGAAGATTCTTATGATATTGCAATCTTCGGACCAGGGGAGATAACTGATTCTAATGAGATTCCCGAGGATGTAGTAGTGCCTATGCCTCCTCCTAGGGGAAACTATTCTATGCCAAGGAGGAGGGCTGCACCAGAAGGGAGTGGATCTAACAAGAAGGTTTTTGGAAGTGGTGTGGGGACCTCTGGGGTTGCACCAGGAGCTTGACCAATATTCAACCATCCCCTTCCAGATGGTAAAGTAAGTATTCCTGTAATGTTTTTTGGGTGAATGTTGCATATGTTTCTCATGGATAAACAGTTAATGCTAGTGgtgctgattttggatttgatagtgttggttttaaagacaatgatgttcaattaaatgtatatgtggttctgggttattgtattatgcttggttgaatgactgttgtgtttaattttggttttgagcttgatatggtgactatagtaaatagcagggggaatttgaaaggcggttatgcccaaaagtgttttctacagaaagttatttactaaaaatgtctagttttttaaaaattccgaaaaaggtataatgtgtacacattataggtgtggattcttgatattgtgtacacaGTATCAAGCAATAGGTACATATTCAAAAAAATTTGGTAATTTATaacatttttgggaataactaaagaaaactagaaacctttggaaattttctcgttatcatgaaggtttgaaattgttttatggggttaataattttatctgggcattcatatgaactactccaactggtagcataggcaactttgaagttatagagatagaataacatattagtacaagaatgcttgagagagcaatgaaaaatcttaccagaaatgcagtgtggtagctgagaggaaattttgatagcacacatagtccaggagtaggatcttttagaaaccaaattgAAGACTCCCAAGTTGTTTATAGCATTCCAATGCAACGGATtaccaaagaaattttgattataggtgtttagaagatttgcagaaatagttttggagaacccaataacttgcagaacatgcaagtcagaatctattccaaagaaagctagggaattagtcttgacggttttgggtgtactttttggccacactttcaacttggcgtgtttatttaaatgttgagtagttcatccaatctagtattttcaaaacactaatcaaaaacatctaaagatgggcagcttggtggattgatacgttatctaaatccttcgaggtcatgcattcgaatatgggcgaaagatttttattaattttttcaaaacgaactttttagccacgctataaaaccggcgtgtctatagaacgcacactatggacacacatatactagcgtgtccaaagaagaactttttggccacactttcaacttggcgtgtttatttaaatgttaagtagttcaaccaatctaatattttcaaaacactaatcataaacatctaaagatgggcagcttggtggattggtacgttatcaaAATCCTTcaaggtcatgcgttcgaatatgggcgaaatatgtttattaattttttcaaaacgaactttttagccacgctataaaaccggcgtgtctataaaacgcacactatggacacacatatactagcctgtccaaagaagaactttttggccacactttcaacttggcgtgtttatttaaatgttgagtagttcaaccaatctagtattttaaaaacactaatcataaacatctaaagatggccagcttggtggattggtacgttatctaaatcttcgaggtcatgcgtttgaatatgggcgaaagatttttattaatttttttaaaacgaactttttagccacgctataaaccGATGTGTCTTTAAagcgcacactatggacacacatatactagcgtgtccaaagaagaactttttggccacactttcaacttggcgtgtctatatatcctacactatggacatgatatactggcgtgtctataaatcgtacactacggacacacatataccggcgtgtccaaagaagaactttttggacacactttgaatttggcatGTCAATCAATCGtatactatggacacgcatatactggcgtgtctaatgaaccaactttaaaaccacaccttaaataacgtgactaaccttttggacacgccacaactccctaatatggccataaactggtctataaacacgctcaatacctaatgtggccatggactggtctataaacacgcccaatcaaaaatttgaagttaacgtgactaaacagttgaaattttgacacgctagtagccctggcgtggctgaaagcacttatatgaacacgcccattgaacattGCGTGTCTATATGGgagaagtataccctatagacacgccaaaaccaaaaaggagtgacaggcaaatttatatttggcgtggctaaaggccagTTCTGTACTAACGTAAGGTCACAGTTGatatgattcttgacatctcccGATAAAGTTATTTTCATGTTTGACCTACTGTCACTTAGAAGATGCATattagagctgtcaaacggggtaagctagggtcaacccggccctagctttccaacccgtactagggttagggtcaaccctagccctagtactattcacgaacaagctcaaaaccccaaccctagctctagacgggtcaaccctgacgggttgacgggttggcttgttaatgttatcaatttaaaaattaaatttaaaatttaggattgtttaggattattcatttagtaaaggtcgaacctaggtcaatttggtgtttaactagaagccccaccactgagttgtaaagtggacgtttttattgccacttaatcaacgatatagccggttatggcgctttagttttcttaggcagagaaccctaacatcaactaagcattttactttttcttatcattttataaatttaaattaatgtgagtaagactaactcactgtttaaattatgctagtccttttatcaatataggacatcccgaataaatatgtgattgatgaatctaagttgtaatttaatttattgattgattatttaaaatctaaaaattgttatatttgtttgggtagatccaaaattagctttatttattgatttaaaattaactaattctaatatatgtttgcaaatcatggattttaaagagttggtgggattgagggatatatttattaattttgacgggttgacgggtaacccgcggattggccctagcccggcttgttttctagtagggttgtatatgccaaccctaacccggcccgtttagacaacaagccaagccgggacgggttgaaacaagccggatTAGGAtcaacccgcaagccgggttataaattgacagctctaatGCATATACAATAACTGTGGTTTTTTGTTATTTGGTTTTTTACTACGTTCTTTAGAATACATGGAGAAccaagaatgtttctttcttcgaTGTTTCATAAAAGCAACAATCACCTTCTGAAATCTTAATTCAGAAGATGGCTCTAATTTTCTGGCATTCTTTGTATATCCAAAGCAACTATGTATAACAACCCATTTTCGTTCAATCTCGAGAAAAAACTTGTAAGAGCAAACAACAACAAATGAAACCACACCCATTTATTcaaagatgattaaatgtacATCGTCGATTTGAGGTGTGTTTCTCACCCACTGTAGGTGATGCTAACCCGATACAATCAAGTATAAAATGTAGAAAAACTGTAATAAGTTTTAAACATAACAACCCATGATATATGCACCAATCAAACTTTATCAACTATCCTCACTAAAGCTCCAACTTTACATAAGACCTATTTCCGCTCATAGGAATCGAGTGATCCATCCCTATTGTACGTGCTAGCTAATAGCTAATATTATCTAGATTTTGAAGGGGTTAGATTCTGAATTGGAGTAGAGTtctattatttatttatatatatattttttaagcaTGATAATTTATTAAAGTTAGGACGAAATCACAGGGAGTACGTTGTACCGATAGAGTCTGCCATTACAATAAGACTAGTACAAGGTGGTGTTATATGATCCCAAAATGTTGTCGATAGATTTCTTATTACGCTATCATCCGCTGCTTTGCTTGCCAGCTCGTATGCCGCTTGATTTCCCTCCCTGTAATTGTGCTTGGTAGTGCAGTGTATAATTTGAGCCGTTCTAAGTTTGATTTCCGGTATCATATTGATTAAGTACCGTGGTTCGGTTGTTGAGGTTAGAAATCTCATAAGACTTTCCGAATCCGTTTCAAATTGTAACTTTGGCTATTTTCGATCTGTAGCCGTTCCTGACACGATAAACATGACCCAAATTTCGACAGTGAGGATGATGATCATCCCCAAAGGTTGTGTAATTGTTAAGATTGTGATAGCTTCGTTGTTTCTGCATATAGTACCCGCTCCTGCAAGTCACAGATGGCCTCTAACCGACTCGTCTATGTAGATTTTGATCCAGTCTTCTAAAATTGTGGTTGAGGTGAGGGGATCCAACGAGCAGCGTTTGTAGATGATCGCATTCCAGTTAGCACTTGCGGGAGGTTGTGTTGAGCCCATGCATCTTAAGCGGAGTTCTAAGTTCTAGATGACATTGCCTTTTGTGTGGTTCCCACGCAACATAACCATTCTCGGACAAAAAGTGAACCAATTGCATGGGGTTAGCCACGGTTGTTAAAAAAGAAAGAATCAATTTTTTCGAGTTATAAAAGGAGAAGATTTACGTCCATTTTTATTAAAGCCACAATAACTTCGTTAACTTGGTTAAGGGCTTCACTTCTCTCCTTGTCATGCGAAACGTTTCTGATACGAGAAAAAAACCTAACCCTAGCTAGCTTTATCCAGTAAATACTTCGTCACACTCTTTCTAGGGTTTCTACATAAATCTCGATCAATTCGGTTTCAGTACTCTCTGGAATCTTATTGGTTTATGTGGTTTCTCCATAGATTTTGATATCTCAATCTTATCTAATCTATATTAAGCTACAAGAGATTCGATTCAGAGGTTTTTTTTGATTCCTAAACGTACAGAGGCTGCATGGAAAAGAGATATATTTTGTTCAATTGTTGAAGAGCAAGGATGAGTTTTTGTTTTTGAAGCAAAAGCTGAAGATTTTATTTAAGGATTTCACTCGATTTTGAGGGTTTttaaagaatgaatgaaatttctCTAATTATTTGGGGATTTCACTCGATCTGTTGAAGACTGCGTatatgggaggaagattggttgcTGCGGTGGAGAAATCATCTTATCTTTGAACTGACAAATTTGATTCCTGAGGAAACTTCTTATTTTCATAAAAGTTTGAATCTTGAGAAGATAGGATCTGCGTTTTCTTAGGGTTATTACAAAGGAGATAAAATCACTTGTACTCTTTTAAATTATAGTTATATTATAGGCcttttattttcattgattggcctttgaaaatataaatttctgttctttttaatttttctgataaatttagtgcagaaaagtgaaaaaaaaatatgGCTGTGTATTATAAGTTCAAGAGTGCTAAAGATTTTGATTCCATACCAATTGATGGTCATTTTATATCGGTTGcgaatttgaaagaaaaaatattCGAATCAAAACATTTGGGCAGGGGTACTGATTTTGACCTCATGGTTGCTAATGCTCAAACTAACGAAGGTTGGTTTTTATTTTCGTtatagatttccttgattctgatTGTCTCGTTAATTTAACTCAAAAGCATTGAGTTCTAGGGTTTCACTAGCTCCTTCCCTTTTATCTCCAAGGCATTGCTTTATGAAGTAATTGCCGGATGCAAGGAAGCTTAGGAAGACTGAgtcattgattgattgatttttggGGTTGGGTTTGGTTTTGTATCAATTAGTTTTTAGGTCGATTGGCTTGGTTGTTTACTcttaaaatttgtttttgttAACTTAAGGAGAAAAAATTTGATTTTATTCTGACAACTTGATTTAATCTATATGAAGTTTTTATGGAgcttatttgatttgatttgcaATCTCAGAGTACCAGGATGAAGCAACGTTGATACCAAAAAACACATCTGTTTTAGTTCGACGAGTTCCTGGACGGCCTCGCATGACCATTGTTACTGAACCAGAAGAGTACTAATTCATACCTTTCATTCTTGATAATTCGTTAACTATTATTTAGGTCAATATGGGACTGATATTGTTTTTTCTGCAAAGAGTTTTGAGATAGAATCAAGTTTTTCTCATATTTTAAAATGCCCCCTTGAGGCGAAGCAGGATTTTGGTTGAGATTATTTGCTGTTTTGTGTGCTGCAGGAAGAAATCTGTAGAGGATAAGGTAGAGGAAGCTCAACCAGCCAAAAATAACTTTAGCATGGCTGATTCTTCTGTCAGAATGGTAATTTTACTGTAGCTATGAGCAGATAAAAACGTCTTTAACTGTTGGTTATATATGTATCAATATAAGTGGTGTAATCTAATCATTTCAATTCCAGCCTGAGGAAAATGAGTGGGATGAATTTGGAAATGATCTTTATGCGATTCCGGAAGTGCTCCCAGTTCAGTCCGGCAATCCTGTGATGGACGCTCTTCCTCCTAGTAGAGCTGATGAAGACAGCAAAATTAAAGCTTTAATGGATACAACTGCATTGGACTGGCAACGGTATAAAGGATCTTCTTTCCTGTTGCTTCTTTTATAACTATCTAGGACTAGTATGAATGAACATCTTATCGTGAGGTTATTTCTTTGAATTGCACTTGCAGGCAAACACAGGAGGGTTTTGGGGCTGGTAGAGGTTATGGAAGAGGTGTGGGTGGAAGAATGATGGGCCCTGGTAGAGGTTTTGGTAATTTTCTTACTTTGGTTTCAATTACTGATCAATGCTACTTAGGAAGTTTTTACAACTCTCGGCAATTTTCCTGCATGATAAATTCTCATGCAGGGCATTTCTTCTTTGGTTCCTGACCACATGGGAGAGTGATGTTCTGTCGTCCCTTAAGTCTTTCTGGTTGAGTTTGTGAACTTGTTATTTTTATCATATAATGTATTCTGAAACTTTCAAGTACGTCTATTTTAAAGGCcgaggtgttgctggtggtggtttgGAGAGGAAGACACCTCCACCAGGTTACACTTGTCACAGATGCAAGACGCCTGGTAAGTATTTCGTGGGTACTTCTCCTTCTGTGTTTGTTCTTGATGTCATGAATAAGCATAGAGGTTGATGGTTTTGTCTGTTTTACAGGCCACTTTATTCAGCATTGTCCTACAAATGGTGATCCTAATTATGATATCAAAAGGGTGAAGCCTCCAACAGGCATTCCAAAGTCGATGTTAATGGCTACCCCTGATGGTTCTTATGCCTTGCCAAGTGGTGCAGTTGCTGTATTGAGGCCGAATGAGTAAGTAGATCTGTTCAATATTTGTGTCCCGTCCTTCATGCTATCATTGTCATGTACATAATATGAGATTCACTCCAAaccttttgatttgatttagggCTGCTTTTGAGAAAGAAATCGAAGGGTTACCTTCTACTACTCGTTCAGTCAGTGATCTTCCGCCTGAACTCCGCTGCCCATTATGCAAAGAAGTAATGAAGGATGCTGTGCTGACCAGCAAGTGCTGTTTCAAGAGTTTCTGTGACAAATGTAATTTTTTACCTGCTtctgttttctcttcttctatttATGAATGATGTTTAACATCAACTCAGTTGAATCATTTATAGAGCAAGTAAAATACTTTAATTTCCAGGAGTGCGGATGCTCCTATTCGAAATTAATGGTACGCATCTGTTTCCATCTTATGTGCTTTTAATACATGAAACTGTATTCAGGTATCAGGGACCACATAATCTCAAAATTAGTATGCATTTGCGGGGCTATGGATGTACTTGCAGATGACCTTCTACCAAATAAAACCCTCAGGGATACTATAAACCGCATTTTGGAATCAGATAATGTTAGTGCTGAAAACGGTGGCAGCATTTTGCAAATTCACGGTAGGCATCCCAAAACAATCAATCTTAATATATTGAACTTTAATCTTCCTATTATACGTACACCAATGAACTCTGTTGTTTCTCATCTTTAAGATATGGAGTCCGCCCGTTCTGCCCCATTCAAAGTTCCATCCCCTACTGCTTCTGCAGCGTCCAAGGGGGAACAACTGCCGCTACAGTGTAAGGTAGAAACTCAAAAAGAGGTGACTGCAGTCAATGTAAAGCATGAAGCAGCTATTCCTCAACAGTCATCTGAGAAAGGGAAAGCTACAAAAGCAGTATCGGAAGCTACGTCTGTGAGTGTGAAGGAACCTGCTTTACAGGGTAATGCTCCACCAGCCGAAGAAGAAGTGCAACAGAAGTTGCCTATTGCTGAGCCAGGTAAATATtctgacttcttttctttcttgatGTTCGTCGTTGCTCATTCTCTTAGATGGTACATTCCATATGACACCCTCTAACAGAGCAGCATCTGCTTCTGATGTTTCCTTATGTTTTTcagtgaagaaaaagaaaaagaagaaggctGTGTTACCCATTAATGGTTAGTCTTTACACTTCATCTCATTCCTTCTACTACTTGGCATAGGACATGACTGGGCCATGCAAAATTTTAAGCAAAT
Above is a genomic segment from Papaver somniferum cultivar HN1 chromosome 10, ASM357369v1, whole genome shotgun sequence containing:
- the LOC113317160 gene encoding E3 ubiquitin ligase PARAQUAT TOLERANCE 3-like isoform X1 — translated: MAVYYKFKSAKDFDSIPIDGHFISVANLKEKIFESKHLGRGTDFDLMVANAQTNEEYQDEATLIPKNTSVLVRRVPGRPRMTIVTEPEEKKSVEDKVEEAQPAKNNFSMADSSVRMPEENEWDEFGNDLYAIPEVLPVQSGNPVMDALPPSRADEDSKIKALMDTTALDWQRQTQEGFGAGRGYGRGVGGRMMGPGRGFGRGVAGGGLERKTPPPGYTCHRCKTPGHFIQHCPTNGDPNYDIKRVKPPTGIPKSMLMATPDGSYALPSGAVAVLRPNEAAFEKEIEGLPSTTRSVSDLPPELRCPLCKEVMKDAVLTSKCCFKSFCDKCIRDHIISKLVCICGAMDVLADDLLPNKTLRDTINRILESDNVSAENGGSILQIHDMESARSAPFKVPSPTASAASKGEQLPLQCKVETQKEVTAVNVKHEAAIPQQSSEKGKATKAVSEATSVSVKEPALQGNAPPAEEEVQQKLPIAEPVKKKKKKKAVLPINGADMQWRTPQDLGYENHMMPFPPAACNPYWGGMPLGMEGYMGAPYMGNMGNMGNMANMGNMPYMGYNPVPFDVPFGGMIPQDPFGGQCYMMPVVPPQRDLAEIALGSSQAPPIMSREEFEARKADLKRKREMERRSEREYFNDRESGREMSNSGDVSSLKAKSQHQRPSNYPSSLEPQQSQYSRQNHHHHRSEKPPLSNTERVAPPLQQPREANMPARSGKRRLESEEDAAAEAMAADKRHKASVFSRISFPELNSSNPPIKKKKSSSSSTSELPSTRSSNGYKDYDPPATSSTHSHHHHRSSSHHHHQRDESKSVSAVISSSRKSSSLVVDQDSSDEDRHFKRRPSRYEPPPPPIEDEVVAVRSSRRSRERDHYEREHRHIKHR
- the LOC113317160 gene encoding E3 ubiquitin ligase PARAQUAT TOLERANCE 3-like isoform X2; the encoded protein is MAVYYKFKSAKDFDSIPIDGHFISVANLKEKIFESKHLGRGTDFDLMVANAQTNEEYQDEATLIPKNTSVLVRRVPGRPRMTIVTEPEEKKSVEDKVEEAQPAKNNFSMADSSVRMPEENEWDEFGNDLYAIPEVLPVQSGNPVMDALPPSRADEDSKIKALMDTTALDWQRQTQEGFGAGRGYGRGVGGRMMGPGRGFGRGVAGGGLERKTPPPGYTCHRCKTPGHFIQHCPTNGDPNYDIKRVKPPTGIPKSMLMATPDGSYALPSGAVAVLRPNEAAFEKEIEGLPSTTRSVSDLPPELRCPLCKEVMKDAVLTSKCCFKSFCDKCIRDHIISKLVCICGAMDVLADDLLPNKTLRDTINRILESDNVSAENGGSILQIHDMESARSAPFKVPSPTASAASKGEQLPLQCKVETQKEVTAVNVKHEAAIPQQSSEKGKATKAVSEATSVSVKEPALQGNAPPAEEEVQQKLPIAEPVKKKKKKKAVLPINGADMQWRTPQDLGYENHMMPFPPAACNPYWGGMPLGMEGYMGAPYMGNMGNMGNMANMGNMPYMGYNPVPFDVPFGGMIPQDPFGGQCYMMPVVPPQRDLAEIALGSSQAPPIMSREEFEARKADLKRKREMERRSEREYFNDRESGREMSNSGDVSSLKAKSHQRPSNYPSSLEPQQSQYSRQNHHHHRSEKPPLSNTERVAPPLQQPREANMPARSGKRRLESEEDAAAEAMAADKRHKASVFSRISFPELNSSNPPIKKKKSSSSSTSELPSTRSSNGYKDYDPPATSSTHSHHHHRSSSHHHHQRDESKSVSAVISSSRKSSSLVVDQDSSDEDRHFKRRPSRYEPPPPPIEDEVVAVRSSRRSRERDHYEREHRHIKHR